The Streptomyces sp. HSG2 genome has a segment encoding these proteins:
- a CDS encoding branched-chain amino acid ABC transporter permease, with translation MTTPTTAPESPQTPVAGRSAGLVALPPRTGRLLAVGGGALTVLSTFLAWTWTPAFPGDLTVYGHPGGLQVPVLVGGLLTTLLGLAAHGGRRPAPGGGGAALRLAALGTFLTAWYTVLALTFRLGGLVNLEPGGLLVAAASLASLLGALALPFRRPVPEPVDPTADGGERFGHRVREGWATVRAAFAADAPRPLGPLPSWVEILGIVGIMALCLTVFTYGIGTEYDELFVGFLLTAGFGFAALGKAGSIAHATEITARHRNVTICGAFVAAALFPFTQTDDQYATIGVYILIFATVALGLNIVVGLAGLLDLGYVAFLGVGAYAASLVSGSPTSPFDLRLPFWAAVLVGAAASLVFGVLIGAPTLRLRGDYLAIVTLGFGEIFRIAANNLDGTSGPDLTNGSNGISSIPDLEILGFDLGARHEIAGFGIGRFANYFFLMLLITAVVVLVFRRSGDSRIGRAWVAVREDETAAEAMGINGFRVKLVAFAVGAALAGLAGTVQAHVTYVVTPEQYLFAGTAPPNSAFLLAAVVLGGMGTIGGPLLGAALLFLIPNKLQFLGDYQLLAFGLALVLLMRFRPEGLIANRRDGPGRGEGAGQHADLAKTRGD, from the coding sequence ATGACGACACCGACCACCGCCCCCGAGAGTCCCCAAACGCCGGTCGCCGGCCGGTCAGCCGGCCTCGTCGCACTCCCCCCGCGTACCGGACGGCTCCTGGCCGTCGGCGGCGGCGCCCTCACCGTCCTCTCCACCTTCCTGGCCTGGACCTGGACCCCCGCCTTCCCCGGCGACCTCACCGTCTACGGCCATCCGGGGGGACTTCAGGTCCCGGTCCTCGTCGGCGGCCTGCTCACCACCCTGCTGGGCCTGGCCGCCCACGGGGGGCGCCGGCCGGCCCCCGGCGGAGGGGGCGCCGCCCTCCGACTCGCCGCCCTGGGTACGTTCCTCACCGCGTGGTACACCGTCCTCGCCCTCACCTTCCGGCTGGGCGGGCTGGTCAACCTCGAACCCGGCGGTCTGCTCGTGGCGGCGGCCAGTCTGGCGAGCCTGCTGGGGGCGCTCGCTTTGCCCTTCCGGCGTCCCGTCCCGGAGCCGGTCGATCCGACGGCGGACGGCGGGGAGCGGTTCGGACACCGAGTGAGAGAAGGGTGGGCCACCGTCAGGGCGGCCTTCGCCGCCGACGCGCCCCGCCCGCTCGGCCCGCTCCCCTCCTGGGTCGAGATCCTCGGCATCGTCGGCATCATGGCCCTTTGTCTGACCGTGTTCACCTACGGCATCGGGACGGAGTACGACGAACTCTTCGTGGGCTTCCTGCTGACCGCCGGGTTCGGTTTCGCCGCCCTGGGCAAAGCCGGGTCGATCGCCCACGCCACCGAGATCACCGCGCGACACAGGAACGTCACGATCTGCGGCGCGTTCGTCGCCGCCGCCCTCTTCCCCTTCACCCAGACCGACGATCAGTACGCCACGATCGGCGTCTACATCCTGATCTTCGCCACGGTCGCGCTCGGGCTGAACATCGTCGTCGGTCTCGCCGGCCTCCTCGACCTGGGCTACGTGGCCTTCCTCGGCGTCGGGGCCTACGCGGCCTCGCTCGTCTCCGGCTCCCCCACCTCGCCCTTCGATCTGCGGCTGCCCTTCTGGGCCGCCGTTCTCGTCGGCGCCGCCGCCTCGCTCGTGTTCGGCGTCCTCATCGGCGCCCCCACCCTGCGCCTACGCGGCGACTACCTGGCCATCGTCACCCTCGGCTTCGGCGAGATCTTCCGCATCGCCGCCAACAACCTCGACGGCACCTCGGGCCCGGATCTCACCAACGGCTCCAACGGGATCTCCTCGATCCCCGACCTGGAGATCCTCGGGTTCGACCTCGGCGCCCGGCACGAGATCGCGGGTTTCGGCATCGGCCGGTTCGCCAACTACTTCTTCCTGATGCTGCTGATCACGGCCGTCGTCGTCCTCGTCTTCCGCCGCAGCGGCGACTCCCGGATCGGCCGGGCCTGGGTCGCCGTCCGCGAGGACGAGACCGCCGCCGAGGCGATGGGCATCAACGGGTTCCGGGTCAAGCTCGTCGCCTTCGCCGTCGGGGCCGCGCTCGCCGGCCTCGCCGGCACCGTCCAGGCGCACGTCACCTACGTGGTCACCCCGGAGCAGTACCTCTTCGCGGGGACCGCGCCGCCCAACTCGGCCTTCCTGCTCGCGGCCGTCGTCCTGGGCGGAATGGGCACCATCGGCGGCCCGCTGCTGGGTGCCGCCCTGCTCTTCCTGATCCCCAACAAGCTCCAGTTCCTCGGGGACTACCAACTGCTCGCCTTCGGCCTGGCACTGGTGCTGCTGATGCGGTTCCGGCCCGAGGGCCTCATCGCCAACCGTCGGGACGGACCAGGGCGCGGCGAGGGCGCCGGACAGCACGCGGACCTCGCGAAGACAAGGGGCGATTGA
- a CDS encoding branched-chain amino acid ABC transporter permease has protein sequence MHELPQQLVNGLLLGSMYGLVAIGYTMVYGIVQLINFAHGEIFMTGAFGALTVHLYLLPDGTPMTAALPLMLIGAMAVSCAVAVGAERFAYRPLRGAPRLAPLITAIGLSLALQQAVWAWYPEAKSARRFPQIDGGPFHLGSVTVQTGDIFLLVVAPVGMAVLAFFVMRTRTGRGMQATAQDRDTAKLMGVDTDRIIVIAFALGAVFAAVGGVAFGLKYGQIDFKMGFILGLKAFTAAVLGGIGNIYGAMIGGVVLGVAETLATAYVADIPGMDQFGSQSWADVWAFILLILVLLFRPQGLLGERVADRA, from the coding sequence GTGCACGAACTGCCGCAGCAGCTGGTCAACGGCCTGCTCCTGGGATCCATGTACGGGCTCGTCGCCATCGGCTACACCATGGTCTACGGCATCGTCCAGCTCATCAACTTCGCCCATGGCGAGATCTTCATGACCGGTGCCTTCGGCGCCCTCACGGTCCACCTCTACCTCCTGCCCGACGGCACCCCGATGACCGCCGCCCTGCCCCTGATGCTGATCGGCGCGATGGCGGTCTCCTGCGCCGTGGCCGTGGGAGCGGAGCGATTCGCCTATCGCCCGCTGCGCGGTGCCCCCCGACTGGCGCCCCTCATCACCGCCATCGGTCTCTCCCTCGCCCTCCAGCAGGCCGTCTGGGCCTGGTACCCCGAGGCCAAGTCGGCCCGGCGGTTCCCGCAGATCGACGGCGGTCCCTTCCACCTCGGAAGCGTCACCGTCCAGACCGGCGACATCTTTCTCCTGGTCGTCGCCCCCGTCGGCATGGCCGTGCTCGCCTTCTTCGTGATGCGCACCCGCACCGGGCGCGGGATGCAGGCGACCGCCCAGGACCGGGACACCGCGAAGCTGATGGGGGTCGACACCGACCGCATCATCGTGATCGCGTTCGCCCTCGGTGCCGTGTTCGCGGCGGTCGGCGGTGTGGCCTTCGGACTGAAGTACGGGCAGATCGACTTCAAGATGGGGTTCATCCTGGGACTCAAGGCCTTCACCGCCGCCGTACTCGGCGGTATCGGCAACATCTACGGGGCCATGATCGGCGGCGTGGTCCTGGGTGTGGCCGAGACCCTGGCCACCGCCTACGTGGCCGACATCCCGGGGATGGACCAGTTCGGCAGCCAGTCCTGGGCGGACGTCTGGGCCTTCATCCTCCTCATCCTCGTGCTGCTGTTCCGGCCCCAGGGCCTGCTCGGCGAGCGCGTCGCGGACAGGGCGTGA
- a CDS encoding branched-chain amino acid ABC transporter substrate-binding protein codes for MRQRSFIAVTAALAAGALTLTACGSRADDGGGGGSDTGNAGDTTVVIGVDAPLTGDLSALGLGIENSVDLAARTANEQGYVKDVTFEVQALDDQAQPSLGQQNASKLVADDQVVGVVGPLNSNIAEAMQKVFSEADLVQVSPANTNPALTQGVDWRTEKERPYASYFRTATTDAVQGPFAAQYVYHDAEKREVFVIDDKKTYGAGLAATFTEEFERLGGEVVGTEHINPDTKDFSAVATKVKNSGADAVYYGGEYPQAGPLSKQIKAAGARIPLIGGDGIYSAEFVKLAGSAGTGDLATSVGAPVEELPSAREFVADYRAAGYKEDYEAYGGYSYDSAWAIVEAVKKVVDANGGKLPDNPRPLITEAMQGVSFDGVTGTVSFDEFGDATNKQLTVYAVEDGDWKDVKSGTLDD; via the coding sequence GTGCGTCAACGTTCGTTCATCGCCGTCACCGCCGCGCTGGCGGCCGGGGCACTCACCCTCACCGCCTGTGGATCGCGGGCCGACGACGGCGGTGGCGGTGGGTCCGACACCGGGAACGCCGGCGACACCACCGTGGTCATCGGCGTCGACGCCCCCTTGACCGGCGACCTGTCGGCGCTCGGCCTCGGCATCGAGAACTCGGTCGACCTCGCCGCCCGGACCGCCAACGAGCAGGGCTATGTCAAGGACGTCACCTTCGAGGTCCAGGCCCTCGACGACCAGGCGCAGCCCTCCCTCGGACAGCAGAACGCCTCGAAGCTCGTGGCGGACGACCAGGTCGTCGGAGTCGTGGGGCCGTTGAACTCGAACATCGCCGAGGCGATGCAGAAGGTCTTCAGCGAGGCCGACCTGGTACAGGTCTCGCCGGCCAACACCAATCCGGCCCTGACCCAGGGGGTCGACTGGCGGACCGAGAAGGAGCGGCCCTACGCCTCGTACTTCCGGACCGCCACCACCGACGCCGTCCAAGGCCCCTTCGCCGCTCAGTACGTCTACCACGACGCCGAGAAGCGCGAGGTCTTCGTCATCGACGACAAGAAGACCTACGGCGCCGGTCTGGCGGCCACCTTCACCGAGGAGTTCGAGAGGCTCGGCGGCGAGGTCGTCGGCACCGAGCACATCAACCCGGACACCAAGGACTTCTCCGCCGTCGCCACCAAGGTCAAGAACTCCGGCGCGGACGCCGTCTACTACGGTGGCGAATATCCACAGGCGGGACCGCTCAGCAAGCAGATCAAGGCCGCGGGCGCGCGCATCCCGCTCATCGGCGGCGACGGCATCTACAGTGCCGAGTTCGTCAAGCTGGCCGGCTCCGCCGGCACCGGCGACCTGGCCACCTCCGTCGGCGCGCCGGTCGAGGAACTCCCCTCCGCCCGCGAGTTCGTCGCCGACTACCGGGCCGCCGGCTACAAGGAGGACTACGAGGCCTACGGGGGCTACTCCTACGACTCGGCCTGGGCGATCGTCGAGGCGGTCAAGAAGGTCGTCGACGCCAACGGGGGGAAGCTCCCCGACAACCCCCGTCCCCTGATCACCGAGGCGATGCAGGGCGTCTCCTTCGACGGTGTGACCGGCACGGTGTCCTTCGACGAGTTCGGCGACGCCACGAACAAGCAACTCACCGTCTACGCGGTAGAGGACGGCGATTGGAAGGACGTGAAGTCCGGCACCCTCGACGACTGA
- a CDS encoding hotdog fold thioesterase: MGEQQHVKFPQEVIDEYSALGVDLPALFSAGHLGTRMGVRVREASAERVVGVMPVEGNTQPYGLLHGGASAVLAETLGSIGTMLHGGASKVAVGVDLNCTHHRGVRSGTVTGVATPVHRGRSTATYEIVISDDEGRRVCSARLTCLLRDATPGGSAASGATS, translated from the coding sequence ATGGGCGAGCAGCAGCACGTGAAGTTCCCGCAGGAGGTCATCGACGAGTACTCCGCGCTCGGAGTGGACCTTCCCGCCCTCTTCTCCGCCGGACACCTCGGGACCCGGATGGGCGTCCGCGTCCGGGAGGCGTCCGCCGAGCGTGTCGTCGGGGTCATGCCCGTGGAGGGAAACACCCAGCCCTACGGCCTGCTGCACGGCGGAGCCTCGGCGGTGCTGGCCGAGACGCTCGGGTCCATCGGCACGATGCTGCACGGGGGCGCCTCCAAGGTGGCCGTCGGCGTCGACCTGAACTGCACCCATCACCGAGGGGTCAGGTCCGGCACGGTGACCGGCGTGGCCACCCCCGTGCACCGCGGACGCTCCACGGCCACCTACGAGATCGTGATCAGCGACGACGAGGGCCGGCGTGTGTGCAGCGCCCGGCTGACCTGCCTGTTGCGCGACGCGACCCCGGGCGGTTCCGCCGCGTCGGGAGCGACCTCCTGA
- the polA gene encoding DNA polymerase I, with product MAKTAAKQTDNPPGGARPRLMLMDGHSLAYRAFFALPAENFTTSAGRPTNAVYGFASMLANTLRDEAPTHFAVAFDVSRRTWRSEEFAEYKANRSKTPDEFKGQVELIADLLDAMGVARFAVEGFEADDVIATLATQAEGEGFEVLIVTGDRDSFQLVSEHTTVLYPTKGVSELTRFTPEKVIEKYGLTPTQYPDFAALRGDPSDNLPGIPGVGEKTAAKWINQFGSFAELVERADEVKGKAGQNLRDHLDAVRLNRRLTELERRVELPKHVAELERVAYDREGVRAFLENLEIRNPSLRERLFAVDPGAREAEAAPAASQGVSIDGVVLGAGELAGWLAEHGTRALGVATVDAWAQGVGSVEEVALADTGGGAAWFDPSTLDEADRTAWASWLADADRPKVLHNAKRAMRAFAEHGWSVDGVSMDTALGAYLAKPGRRSLDLDALSLEYLHRELGPSAAADGQLALGADDGAEAEALMAQARAILDLGEAFEERLREVGAADLLREVELPTSSLLARMERHGIAADRDHLRTMEGMFADAVQQAVREAHEAAGREFNLGSPKQLQELLFGELNLPKTKKTKTGYTTDADALAWLATRTENELPVIMLRHREQAKLRVTVEGLIKTIAPDGRIHTTFNQTVAATGRLSSTDPNLQNIPVRTDEGRAIRRGFVVGEGYETLITADYSQIELRVMAHLSEDEGLVRAFTSGEDLHTTAAAQVFSVAPESVDAEMRRKIKAMSYGLAYGLSAFGLSQQLGIEAAEARGLMDAYFERFGGVRDYLRRVVDEARATGYTATLFGRRRYLPDLNSDNRQRREAAERMALNAPIQGTAADIVKIAMLQVDRALREEGLASRMLLQVHDEIVLETAPGERAAVEELVRREMAGAVRLRVPLGVSVGSGPDWESAAH from the coding sequence GTGGCAAAGACAGCGGCGAAGCAAACCGACAATCCCCCCGGCGGGGCCCGCCCGCGCCTGATGCTCATGGACGGGCACTCGCTGGCCTACCGCGCGTTCTTCGCGCTACCCGCCGAGAATTTCACGACCTCCGCGGGCCGGCCGACCAACGCGGTCTACGGTTTCGCCTCGATGCTGGCCAACACTCTCCGTGACGAGGCCCCCACCCACTTCGCCGTCGCCTTCGACGTCTCGCGGCGCACCTGGCGGTCCGAGGAGTTCGCCGAGTACAAGGCGAACCGCTCCAAGACCCCGGACGAGTTCAAGGGTCAGGTCGAGCTGATCGCGGACCTGCTGGACGCCATGGGCGTCGCCCGCTTCGCCGTCGAGGGCTTCGAGGCCGACGACGTCATCGCCACGCTCGCCACCCAGGCGGAGGGCGAGGGGTTCGAGGTCCTGATCGTCACCGGCGACCGGGACTCCTTCCAACTGGTCAGCGAGCACACCACGGTGCTGTATCCGACCAAGGGCGTCTCCGAACTGACGCGTTTCACCCCGGAGAAGGTGATCGAGAAGTACGGCCTGACACCCACCCAGTACCCGGACTTCGCCGCCCTGCGCGGCGACCCGTCGGACAACCTGCCGGGCATCCCCGGGGTGGGCGAGAAGACGGCCGCGAAGTGGATCAATCAGTTCGGGTCGTTCGCGGAGCTGGTCGAGCGGGCCGACGAGGTCAAGGGCAAGGCGGGGCAGAACCTCAGGGACCACCTGGACGCGGTGCGCCTCAACCGCCGACTCACCGAGCTGGAGCGGCGGGTGGAGCTGCCCAAACACGTCGCCGAACTGGAGCGCGTCGCCTACGACCGCGAGGGGGTGAGGGCCTTCCTGGAGAACCTGGAGATCCGCAATCCCTCGCTCCGAGAGCGCCTGTTCGCCGTCGACCCCGGAGCGCGGGAGGCCGAGGCGGCTCCGGCCGCCTCGCAGGGCGTGTCGATCGACGGTGTGGTGCTCGGAGCGGGCGAGCTGGCCGGATGGCTCGCCGAGCACGGCACCCGCGCCCTCGGCGTCGCCACGGTCGACGCCTGGGCTCAGGGTGTGGGCTCGGTCGAGGAGGTCGCGCTCGCCGACACGGGAGGGGGGGCCGCGTGGTTCGACCCGTCGACCCTCGACGAGGCCGACCGGACGGCGTGGGCGTCCTGGCTGGCCGACGCGGACCGGCCCAAGGTCCTCCACAACGCCAAGCGCGCGATGCGGGCCTTCGCGGAGCACGGTTGGTCCGTCGACGGCGTCTCCATGGACACCGCGCTCGGCGCCTATCTGGCCAAGCCGGGGCGGCGCTCCCTCGACCTGGACGCGTTGTCGCTGGAGTACCTGCATCGCGAGTTGGGCCCGTCGGCCGCCGCGGACGGTCAGCTCGCCCTGGGGGCGGACGACGGCGCGGAGGCTGAGGCGTTGATGGCCCAGGCTCGCGCGATCCTGGATCTCGGGGAGGCGTTCGAGGAGCGACTGCGCGAGGTGGGCGCCGCGGATCTGCTGCGCGAGGTGGAGCTGCCCACGTCGTCGTTGTTGGCCCGGATGGAGCGTCATGGGATCGCGGCCGATCGGGACCATCTTCGGACGATGGAGGGGATGTTCGCCGACGCCGTCCAGCAGGCGGTGCGGGAGGCCCACGAGGCCGCGGGGCGCGAGTTCAACCTCGGATCGCCCAAGCAACTCCAGGAGTTGCTCTTCGGCGAGCTGAATCTCCCCAAGACCAAGAAGACCAAGACCGGTTACACCACGGACGCCGACGCCCTGGCGTGGCTGGCGACCCGCACGGAGAACGAGCTGCCGGTCATCATGCTGCGCCACCGTGAGCAGGCCAAGCTCAGGGTCACGGTGGAGGGTCTGATCAAGACCATCGCTCCGGACGGACGCATCCACACCACGTTCAACCAGACGGTGGCCGCGACCGGTCGTCTGTCCTCCACCGACCCGAACCTGCAGAACATCCCGGTCCGCACCGACGAGGGGCGGGCGATCCGGCGGGGGTTCGTGGTGGGGGAGGGGTACGAGACCCTGATCACGGCGGACTACAGCCAGATCGAGCTGCGCGTGATGGCCCACCTCTCCGAGGACGAGGGGCTCGTCCGGGCCTTCACCTCCGGAGAGGACCTGCACACCACGGCCGCCGCGCAGGTGTTCTCCGTGGCACCGGAGTCGGTGGACGCGGAGATGCGCCGCAAGATCAAGGCGATGTCCTACGGGCTGGCCTACGGCCTGTCGGCCTTCGGGCTGTCGCAGCAACTGGGCATCGAGGCCGCGGAGGCCCGCGGGCTGATGGACGCCTACTTCGAGCGGTTCGGAGGGGTGCGGGACTACCTCCGGCGGGTCGTGGACGAGGCGCGTGCGACGGGCTACACGGCGACGCTCTTCGGGCGGCGCCGCTACCTCCCCGATCTGAACAGCGACAACCGCCAACGCCGTGAGGCGGCGGAGCGCATGGCGCTCAACGCCCCCATCCAGGGCACGGCCGCCGACATCGTCAAGATCGCGATGCTTCAGGTGGACCGTGCTCTCCGGGAGGAGGGGCTCGCCTCCCGGATGCTCCTCCAGGTCCACGACGAGATCGTGCTGGAGACCGCGCCCGGCGAGCGGGCCGCGGTGGAGGAACTGGTCCGCCGCGAGATGGCCGGGGCCGTGCGGCTCCGCGTCCCGCTGGGGGTCTCGGTGGGGTCAGGACCGGACTGGGAGTCCGCCGCGCACTGA
- a CDS encoding DUF4184 family protein, giving the protein MPFTLSHAAAVLPVLRADGTGRAGLAPAVLVAGSFAPDTPYYLAGVVPGAMGFGTFTHGLVGVLTVDVALAWLLVALWLWVREPMVGLLPPGVRGRAATLLRCGERRRVSARRVVRWYGSAALGALTHVVWDAFTHPDRWGTRALPALGHDLAGLPAYWYLQYGGSALAAGGLVAFVTRAMRRVPEAPAALAVPSPSARERGAAVALLACCAGLGAALRATSWWARWGSVAEPWDLIPALCFGAGAGLAPGILLYATLVRAGRPGRGHGEPETAGAGAGTPSTAG; this is encoded by the coding sequence ATGCCCTTCACACTCAGTCACGCCGCGGCCGTCCTTCCGGTGCTACGGGCGGACGGCACCGGGCGGGCGGGGTTGGCGCCCGCCGTGCTGGTGGCCGGTTCCTTCGCTCCCGACACGCCGTACTACCTGGCGGGAGTGGTGCCGGGGGCCATGGGGTTCGGCACCTTCACGCACGGACTCGTCGGCGTCCTCACCGTCGATGTAGCGCTCGCGTGGCTGCTGGTCGCCCTGTGGCTGTGGGTGCGGGAGCCGATGGTGGGTCTCCTGCCGCCGGGCGTGCGGGGTCGGGCGGCGACGCTGCTGCGCTGCGGCGAGCGCCGGCGTGTCTCGGCCCGTCGCGTCGTCCGCTGGTACGGCTCGGCGGCGCTCGGGGCACTGACCCATGTGGTGTGGGACGCCTTCACCCATCCGGACCGGTGGGGGACTCGGGCACTGCCCGCGCTGGGCCACGACCTCGCGGGCCTGCCCGCCTACTGGTACCTCCAGTACGGCGGTTCGGCACTCGCGGCGGGGGGACTCGTGGCCTTCGTGACGAGGGCCATGCGCCGCGTGCCCGAGGCACCGGCCGCGCTCGCGGTTCCTTCGCCGTCGGCCCGCGAACGCGGCGCGGCCGTCGCACTCCTCGCCTGCTGTGCCGGGCTCGGCGCGGCGCTGCGGGCGACGAGTTGGTGGGCGCGCTGGGGTTCGGTCGCCGAGCCATGGGACCTGATACCCGCCCTGTGCTTCGGCGCCGGTGCCGGTCTCGCCCCCGGCATCCTGCTGTACGCCACGCTCGTGAGGGCCGGCCGGCCGGGTCGGGGTCACGGCGAGCCGGAGACGGCGGGCGCCGGGGCCGGCACCCCGAGCACCGCCGGATGA
- a CDS encoding lytic transglycosylase domain-containing protein has protein sequence MAAQFGRRLRKGAVTTTVAAVAVAALSASQAPGAVVGLDGGGTPAGAAPPAGTDPGSSATGDSPYYTDLPPLESPNPAPTTSDPVAQGATEAAIPATVLDAYKKAEAELRASKPECHLPWELLAAIGKVESGHASGGRVDAEGTTLTPIIGPQLDGNGFALIRDTDGGAYDGNSAYDNAVGPMQFIPSTWAWAGRDGNADGAKDPNNVYDAALAAGHYLCRFGWDLSVRADLDRAVLSYNNSRDYLRTVVSWLEYYRKGTHEIPDGSGALPEKRSDEGSVAKPPGDTDTSEGAPAGDTVALPAEKPADEDSDTTEADSLDTDEGTRGVDTPPAVDDEAGGDVDPSDGADTSDGDGPVGDDDIASGGSSRPAPTPPAPPAADRTPTDTVARLWQVGRSPLTAVTGEEFAERAGVRAETAEGEAVGKVRVRFVVVGDTDAAFAGGERVATVLTDGSGLALAPPLEAGERTGAFVVRAGVVGRDVPPVVYRAAVSARAADTLTRVDETEPACEPGGEFAGPLEVRVTHEGAAASGVTVTAVVVTSETEPSERGDGPYFEDPDGVAVRTLEGETDAAGALVLPTLYADDIAGTFTLRLTTPGGGTLDIPLTVLPDDPADPTATPDPTPTAGPSEPSPPRPSAGASAPASPVTRG, from the coding sequence ATGGCGGCGCAATTCGGCAGGAGGCTGCGCAAGGGCGCGGTCACCACCACCGTCGCGGCCGTGGCGGTCGCGGCCTTGTCGGCCTCCCAGGCGCCGGGGGCCGTCGTCGGTCTCGACGGCGGAGGCACGCCCGCGGGAGCCGCTCCTCCGGCCGGTACCGATCCCGGATCGAGCGCCACCGGCGACTCCCCCTACTACACCGATCTGCCGCCACTGGAGAGCCCGAACCCCGCACCCACCACGAGCGACCCGGTCGCCCAGGGCGCGACGGAGGCGGCCATCCCCGCCACCGTCCTCGACGCCTACAAGAAGGCCGAGGCGGAGTTGCGGGCTTCGAAACCCGAGTGCCACCTTCCCTGGGAACTCCTCGCCGCCATCGGGAAGGTCGAGTCCGGACACGCGAGCGGCGGCCGGGTCGACGCGGAGGGAACGACTCTCACCCCGATCATCGGACCCCAGTTGGACGGCAACGGCTTCGCGCTCATCAGGGACACCGACGGCGGCGCCTACGACGGGAACAGCGCGTACGACAACGCCGTCGGCCCGATGCAGTTCATCCCGTCCACCTGGGCCTGGGCGGGGCGGGACGGCAACGCCGACGGTGCGAAGGACCCGAACAACGTCTACGACGCCGCCCTGGCCGCCGGGCACTACCTCTGCCGGTTCGGATGGGACCTGTCCGTGCGGGCCGACCTCGACCGCGCGGTCCTCAGCTACAACAACTCGCGCGACTACCTGCGCACCGTGGTGTCGTGGTTGGAGTACTACCGCAAGGGCACCCACGAGATCCCCGACGGCAGCGGCGCCCTGCCCGAGAAGCGCAGCGACGAAGGATCGGTCGCGAAGCCGCCCGGGGACACCGACACCTCCGAGGGGGCCCCGGCCGGGGACACGGTTGCGCTTCCCGCCGAGAAGCCGGCCGACGAGGACTCAGACACCACCGAGGCCGACAGCCTCGACACCGACGAGGGCACCCGTGGCGTCGACACCCCGCCGGCGGTGGACGACGAGGCCGGGGGCGACGTCGACCCGAGCGACGGCGCCGACACCTCCGACGGGGACGGCCCGGTCGGGGACGACGACATCGCGAGCGGCGGCTCGTCGCGACCCGCACCCACCCCACCGGCGCCCCCGGCCGCGGACCGCACCCCGACCGACACGGTGGCGAGGTTGTGGCAGGTCGGGCGATCCCCGCTCACCGCCGTCACAGGCGAGGAGTTCGCGGAGCGGGCCGGTGTGCGCGCGGAGACCGCCGAGGGCGAGGCGGTCGGCAAGGTGAGGGTCCGCTTCGTCGTGGTCGGCGACACCGACGCCGCCTTCGCGGGTGGCGAGCGCGTCGCCACGGTGCTCACCGACGGCTCCGGGCTCGCCCTGGCGCCTCCGCTGGAGGCCGGCGAGCGGACCGGAGCCTTCGTCGTCCGGGCGGGCGTGGTCGGCAGGGACGTCCCGCCGGTCGTGTACCGGGCCGCGGTGTCGGCGCGTGCGGCCGACACCCTCACCCGCGTCGACGAGACGGAGCCCGCCTGCGAACCGGGCGGGGAGTTCGCGGGTCCCCTTGAGGTGCGGGTCACCCACGAGGGGGCCGCCGCCTCCGGCGTGACCGTCACGGCCGTCGTGGTCACCTCGGAGACCGAACCCTCCGAACGGGGGGACGGCCCCTACTTCGAGGACCCCGACGGTGTCGCGGTCCGCACCCTCGAGGGGGAGACCGACGCCGCGGGAGCGCTCGTTCTGCCGACGTTGTACGCGGACGACATCGCCGGCACGTTCACGCTCCGGCTCACCACGCCGGGCGGCGGGACGCTCGACATCCCGCTCACGGTGCTGCCGGACGACCCCGCCGACCCGACCGCCACGCCCGATCCGACCCCCACCGCCGGCCCTTCGGAGCCGTCGCCCCCGAGGCCGTCCGCCGGAGCCTCCGCGCCCGCTTCCCCGGTGACGAGGGGATAG
- a CDS encoding SPW_0924 family protein, producing the protein MRVLLAVAVGVAAALALTLTLVAVGTPSGETSPRPLLTTVPDHP; encoded by the coding sequence ATGCGTGTCCTGCTCGCCGTCGCGGTCGGTGTCGCCGCCGCTCTCGCCCTGACGCTGACCCTCGTCGCGGTGGGCACGCCCTCCGGAGAGACCTCCCCCCGCCCCCTGCTGACCACGGTCCCCGACCACCCCTGA